A genomic window from Streptomyces mirabilis includes:
- the dtd gene encoding D-aminoacyl-tRNA deacylase: protein MRAVVQRVDGASVVVNGEHGPETVGAIDGEGLCVLVGVTHDDTKEKAAQLARKLWSIRMLTDEKSCSDIDAPLLVISQFTLYGDARKGRRPTWNAAAPGDVAEPLVDEVVARLRALGATVATGRFGAQMRVSLTNDGPFTVLLEM, encoded by the coding sequence ATGCGTGCGGTGGTGCAGAGGGTGGACGGCGCGAGCGTCGTCGTGAACGGGGAACACGGTCCGGAAACGGTCGGGGCGATCGACGGCGAGGGGCTGTGCGTCCTCGTCGGTGTCACGCACGACGACACCAAGGAGAAGGCGGCCCAACTCGCCCGCAAACTCTGGTCCATCCGGATGCTGACGGACGAGAAGTCGTGCTCCGACATCGACGCGCCGCTGCTCGTCATCAGCCAGTTCACCCTGTACGGCGACGCCCGCAAGGGCCGCCGCCCCACCTGGAACGCGGCCGCACCCGGCGATGTCGCCGAACCCCTCGTCGACGAGGTCGTGGCCCGACTCCGCGCGCTGGGTGCCACGGTGGCGACGGGCCGGTTCGGCGCGCAGATGCGCGTCTCGCTGACGAACGACGGCCCGTTCACCGTGCTCCTGGAGATGTGA
- a CDS encoding folate-binding protein, whose protein sequence is MKSPLLSLPGAVPAEGVDEQVAAHYGDLFREQRALADGNGFVDLSHRGVVAVTGEDRLSWLHLLLTQHVADLPAGRATEALILSAHGHIEHALYIVDDGTTTWAHVEPGTQDALLAYLESMKFFYRVETADRTDDFAVVHLPAGSIAEVPEGVVVRETPYGRDLFLPRADLESYAEKAGPAAGLLAYEALRVEHHRPRLGFETDHRTIPHELGWIDTAVHLQKGCYRGQETVARVQNLGKPPRRLVFLHLDGSEVHLPPHGAELRLADDGPDGRKIGFITTSVRHHELGPIALGLVKRNVPLDARLLADTTAAAQEVVVEP, encoded by the coding sequence ATGAAGAGTCCTCTCCTGTCCCTGCCCGGCGCCGTCCCCGCCGAAGGCGTGGATGAACAGGTCGCAGCCCATTACGGCGACCTGTTCCGCGAGCAGCGCGCCCTCGCCGACGGCAACGGCTTCGTGGACCTCTCGCACCGCGGCGTCGTCGCGGTCACCGGCGAGGACCGGCTGAGCTGGCTGCACCTGCTGCTCACCCAGCACGTCGCGGACCTCCCGGCGGGCCGCGCCACCGAGGCGCTGATCCTCTCCGCGCACGGCCACATCGAGCACGCGCTGTATATCGTCGACGACGGCACCACGACCTGGGCCCACGTCGAACCCGGCACCCAGGACGCGCTGCTCGCGTACCTGGAGTCCATGAAGTTCTTCTACCGCGTCGAGACCGCCGACCGCACGGACGACTTCGCGGTCGTGCACCTGCCGGCCGGTTCGATCGCCGAGGTCCCCGAAGGCGTGGTCGTACGCGAGACGCCGTACGGGCGTGATCTCTTCCTGCCGCGTGCGGACTTGGAGTCGTACGCCGAGAAGGCCGGTCCGGCGGCCGGCCTGCTGGCCTACGAGGCGCTGCGCGTCGAACACCACCGCCCGCGGCTCGGTTTCGAGACCGACCACCGCACGATCCCGCACGAGCTGGGCTGGATCGACACCGCGGTGCACCTCCAGAAGGGCTGCTACCGGGGCCAGGAGACCGTCGCCCGCGTGCAGAACCTGGGCAAGCCCCCGCGTCGGCTCGTCTTTCTGCACCTGGACGGCAGCGAGGTCCATCTGCCGCCGCACGGCGCCGAACTGCGCCTCGCGGACGACGGCCCCGACGGCCGGAAGATCGGCTTCATCACCACCTCCGTACGCCACCACGAGCTCGGCCCGATCGCACTCGGCCTGGTGAAGCGGAACGTGCCGCTGGACGCGCGGCTGCTGGCGGACACGACGGCGGCGGCGCAGGAGGTCGTGGTCGAGCCGTAG
- a CDS encoding Fur family transcriptional regulator yields MVSTDWKSDLRQRGYRLTPQRQLVLEAVDTLEHATPDDILIEVRKTASGVNISTVYRTLELLEELGLVSHAHLGHGAPTYHLADRHHHIHLVCRDCTNVIEADVSVAAEFTAKLRDTFGFETDMKHFAIFGRCKDCSLKSSTTKS; encoded by the coding sequence GTGGTGAGCACCGACTGGAAGAGCGACCTGAGGCAGCGCGGCTACCGGCTGACGCCGCAGCGCCAGCTTGTCCTCGAAGCCGTGGACACCCTGGAGCACGCGACCCCCGACGACATCCTCATCGAGGTGAGGAAGACGGCGTCGGGGGTCAACATTTCCACCGTCTACCGGACCCTGGAGCTCCTGGAGGAGCTCGGTCTGGTCAGTCACGCCCACCTCGGGCACGGCGCGCCGACCTACCATCTCGCCGACCGGCATCACCACATCCACCTGGTCTGCCGGGACTGCACGAACGTCATCGAGGCCGACGTATCGGTCGCCGCGGAGTTCACCGCGAAGCTCCGGGACACCTTTGGCTTCGAGACGGACATGAAGCACTTCGCGATCTTCGGCCGCTGCAAGGACTGTTCTCTCAAGAGTTCAACTACCAAGTCGTAG
- a CDS encoding FABP family protein — translation MIEIPSDLHKDLLPLAFLLGDWAGAGVHDFPGSEKCNFGQEVTFTQDGRDFLEYHSRTWVLDAEGNKVRPLETESGFWRIDGNRKVEVVMIRDDGVVEIWYGDLAAKQPQIDLVTDAVARTAASAPYSGGKRLYGYVKSDLMWVGEKQTPEVELRPYMSAHLKKVVTPEDVERWAKALPDDMPDDGIAFFK, via the coding sequence ATGATCGAGATCCCGTCCGACCTGCACAAGGACCTGCTTCCCCTTGCCTTCCTGCTCGGCGACTGGGCCGGTGCGGGCGTTCACGACTTCCCCGGCTCCGAGAAGTGCAACTTCGGGCAGGAGGTCACCTTCACCCAAGACGGACGGGACTTCCTGGAGTACCACTCGCGCACCTGGGTGCTCGACGCCGAGGGGAACAAGGTCCGGCCTCTGGAGACCGAGTCGGGCTTCTGGCGCATCGACGGCAACCGCAAGGTCGAGGTCGTCATGATCCGCGACGACGGTGTCGTCGAGATCTGGTACGGCGACCTGGCCGCCAAGCAGCCGCAGATCGACCTGGTCACCGACGCTGTGGCGCGCACCGCCGCGTCCGCCCCGTACAGCGGCGGCAAGCGCCTCTACGGCTATGTGAAGAGCGACCTCATGTGGGTCGGTGAGAAGCAGACCCCCGAGGTCGAGCTGCGCCCCTACATGTCCGCGCACCTGAAGAAGGTCGTCACTCCGGAGGACGTCGAGCGCTGGGCCAAGGCCCTCCCGGACGACATGCCGGACGACGGAATCGCGTTCTTCAAGTAG
- a CDS encoding DsrE family protein: MAKKLVIKVTAGADAPERCSQAFTVAAVAVASGVEVSLWLTGESAWFALPGRAAEFELPHAAPLPDLIDSVLAAGRLTLCTQCAARRDITEKDVIDGVRIAGAQVFVQEAMADETQALVY, encoded by the coding sequence ATGGCGAAGAAGCTCGTGATCAAGGTGACGGCGGGGGCCGATGCCCCCGAGCGCTGCTCGCAGGCGTTCACGGTCGCGGCGGTGGCCGTGGCCAGCGGGGTCGAGGTCTCCCTGTGGCTGACCGGCGAGTCCGCGTGGTTCGCGCTGCCGGGCCGGGCCGCCGAGTTCGAGCTGCCGCACGCGGCGCCGCTGCCCGATCTGATCGACTCGGTTCTGGCCGCGGGCCGACTCACCCTGTGCACCCAGTGCGCGGCGCGCCGGGACATCACGGAGAAGGACGTCATCGACGGCGTGCGCATCGCGGGCGCCCAGGTGTTCGTCCAGGAGGCGATGGCGGACGAGACCCAGGCACTCGTCTACTGA
- a CDS encoding DUF3099 domain-containing protein, translating to MYARRRHVYFAMMGTCIGLFVLAWGVVRIWSIPVAVGMCVVAMVIPPFAAMVANRRGPEDRWWDDPSGDQKSDEWWDELDGKKRRP from the coding sequence ATGTACGCACGACGGCGACACGTCTACTTCGCCATGATGGGGACGTGCATCGGTCTTTTCGTCCTGGCCTGGGGAGTCGTAAGGATCTGGTCGATTCCCGTGGCCGTGGGGATGTGTGTGGTGGCGATGGTGATTCCGCCGTTCGCCGCGATGGTCGCCAACCGGCGGGGGCCCGAGGACCGCTGGTGGGACGACCCGTCCGGGGATCAGAAGTCCGACGAGTGGTGGGACGAGCTCGACGGCAAGAAGCGCCGCCCGTAG
- a CDS encoding DUF1416 domain-containing protein, which translates to MCGAKAGGPDASTIKPGETTIQGQVTRDGEPVTGYVRLLDSTGEFTAEVPTSATGQFRFYAAEGTWTVRALVPGGTADRTVVAQTGGLAEVAIAV; encoded by the coding sequence ATGTGTGGAGCGAAGGCCGGCGGCCCCGACGCCTCGACGATCAAGCCCGGTGAGACCACCATCCAGGGCCAGGTGACCCGCGACGGCGAGCCCGTCACCGGTTACGTGCGCCTGCTGGACTCGACCGGCGAGTTCACGGCGGAGGTCCCCACCTCCGCGACGGGCCAGTTCCGCTTCTACGCGGCCGAGGGCACCTGGACCGTACGCGCCCTGGTCCCCGGCGGCACCGCGGACCGCACGGTCGTCGCCCAGACGGGCGGCCTCGCCGAGGTCGCGATCGCCGTCTGA
- a CDS encoding sulfurtransferase, whose amino-acid sequence MSRSDVLVDADWVQDHLDDPSVAIVEVDEDTSAYEKNHIKNAIRIDWTKDLQDPVRRDFIDQEGFEKLLSEKGIANDTLVVLYGGNNNWFASYAYWYFKLYGHENVKLLDGGRKKWELDSRDLVVEVPARAATDYKAKAQNTAIRAFRDDVVAAIGSQNLVDVRSPDEFSGKLLAPAHLPQEQSQRPGHVPSARNIPWSKNANDDGTFKSDDELKELYAEEQVDLAKDTIAYCRIGERSALTWFVLHELLGVQNVKNYDGSWTEYGSLVGVPIELGANK is encoded by the coding sequence ATGAGCCGCAGCGACGTCCTGGTCGACGCCGACTGGGTCCAGGACCACCTGGACGACCCGAGCGTGGCCATCGTCGAGGTCGACGAGGACACGTCCGCGTACGAGAAGAACCACATCAAGAACGCGATCCGGATCGACTGGACCAAGGACCTCCAGGACCCGGTCCGCCGTGACTTCATCGACCAGGAGGGCTTCGAGAAGCTCCTGTCGGAGAAGGGCATCGCCAACGACACGCTGGTGGTCCTCTACGGCGGCAACAACAACTGGTTCGCGTCCTACGCCTATTGGTACTTCAAGCTGTACGGCCACGAGAACGTCAAGCTCCTCGACGGTGGCCGCAAGAAGTGGGAGCTCGACTCCCGCGACCTGGTCGTCGAGGTGCCCGCGCGCGCCGCGACCGACTACAAGGCCAAGGCCCAGAACACCGCGATCCGCGCCTTCCGCGACGACGTCGTGGCGGCCATCGGTTCGCAGAACCTGGTCGACGTCCGCTCGCCCGACGAGTTCAGCGGCAAGCTGCTCGCCCCGGCCCACCTTCCGCAGGAGCAGTCGCAGCGTCCGGGCCACGTCCCGAGCGCCCGCAACATCCCGTGGTCGAAGAACGCCAACGACGACGGCACCTTCAAGTCGGACGACGAACTCAAGGAGCTCTACGCCGAGGAGCAGGTCGACCTCGCCAAGGACACCATCGCGTACTGCCGTATCGGTGAGCGTTCCGCGCTCACCTGGTTCGTGCTGCACGAGCTGCTCGGTGTGCAGAACGTCAAGAACTACGACGGCTCCTGGACCGAGTACGGCAGCCTGGTCGGCGTCCCGATCGAGCTCGGCGCCAACAAGTAA
- a CDS encoding putative leader peptide, whose protein sequence is MKRQADLTKRRAVDLCRVAAMLCRTF, encoded by the coding sequence ATGAAGCGACAGGCGGATCTCACGAAGCGGCGGGCAGTAGACCTGTGCCGCGTCGCCGCCATGCTCTGTCGCACCTTCTGA
- a CDS encoding DUF2993 domain-containing protein: MRALRIILIVTVILGGLFVIADRVAVGFAENKAADRIRSTEGLASTPDVSIKGFPFLTQVVGGELDDVKIGIKDYEASTSGAGSAGGTGTIRIDDLNAEMHGVAFNGDYSSATANSATGSASIGYAELLKTAKSQPTQVGPGVTARVVGLSDGGNGKIKVAVEVSIGGTKVPQPVSVLSSVTVVGGNTVKVHADSLPKLGVALAENRVRAITDFEQKIGELPGGIQLDTVQAGANGVDVSVKGSNVKLVG, from the coding sequence ATGCGTGCACTGCGAATAATCCTGATCGTCACCGTCATTCTCGGCGGCCTGTTCGTGATCGCGGACCGGGTGGCGGTCGGTTTCGCGGAGAACAAGGCTGCGGACCGGATCAGGAGCACCGAGGGCCTGGCGAGCACGCCGGACGTGTCCATCAAGGGCTTCCCCTTCCTCACCCAGGTCGTCGGTGGCGAACTCGACGACGTGAAGATCGGCATCAAGGACTACGAGGCGTCGACGAGCGGCGCGGGCAGTGCGGGCGGCACCGGCACCATCCGTATCGACGACCTGAACGCCGAGATGCACGGCGTCGCCTTCAACGGCGACTACAGCTCCGCCACCGCGAACAGCGCCACCGGCTCCGCGTCCATCGGGTACGCCGAGCTGCTCAAGACCGCCAAGTCCCAGCCCACGCAGGTCGGTCCCGGGGTCACCGCCCGGGTCGTCGGGCTCTCCGACGGCGGCAACGGCAAGATCAAGGTGGCGGTCGAGGTCAGCATCGGCGGCACCAAGGTGCCCCAGCCGGTCTCCGTGCTCAGCTCGGTCACGGTCGTCGGCGGCAACACGGTCAAGGTGCACGCGGACTCCCTCCCCAAGCTGGGCGTCGCACTCGCCGAGAACCGGGTGCGCGCGATCACCGACTTCGAGCAGAAGATCGGCGAGCTGCCGGGCGGCATCCAGCTCGACACCGTCCAGGCGGGAGCGAACGGCGTGGACGTCTCCGTGAAGGGTTCGAACGTCAAGCTGGTCGGGTAG
- a CDS encoding MoaD/ThiS family protein produces the protein MAKGTVRYWAAAKAAAGVAEEPYDAGTLAEALDAARVRHPGELVRVLRRCSFLIDGDPVGTREHETVRLAEGGTVEVLPPFAGG, from the coding sequence ATGGCAAAGGGCACGGTGCGTTACTGGGCCGCCGCCAAGGCCGCGGCGGGCGTCGCGGAGGAGCCGTACGACGCGGGCACGCTCGCCGAGGCGCTCGACGCGGCCCGCGTGCGACACCCCGGAGAACTCGTCCGCGTGCTGCGGCGATGCTCCTTCCTCATCGACGGTGACCCCGTGGGCACTCGCGAACATGAGACCGTACGGCTGGCCGAGGGCGGCACGGTCGAGGTGCTCCCGCCGTTCGCAGGAGGGTGA
- a CDS encoding alpha/beta hydrolase, with the protein MSSGPAGQATGSSDRPPLETLPRTPLRRFLHTVDGVTIDAAYDPGTRPSGDSATGLNDVVIVVAHGFTGDLDRPHVRHAAAVLARHAAVVTFSFRGHGASGGSSTVGDREVHDLAAAVAWARELGHTRVATVGFSMGGSVVLRHAALHRGPDGGPDRGAEMEHEGRTEAGTDAVVSVSAPARWYYRGTAPMRRLHWLVTRPVGRVVGRYGLRTRIHHRDWDPVPISPVESVPLIAPTPLLIVHGDQDGYFPVDHPRMLAAASGGHAELWIEHGMGHAEHAADDELLGRIGAWAVAAAG; encoded by the coding sequence ATGAGCTCAGGTCCGGCAGGTCAAGCGACGGGATCTTCCGATCGTCCACCCCTTGAGACGCTCCCGCGCACCCCTTTGCGGAGGTTTCTGCACACGGTCGACGGGGTGACGATCGATGCGGCGTACGACCCTGGAACGCGGCCTTCTGGTGACTCGGCCACTGGCTTGAACGATGTGGTCATTGTCGTCGCGCACGGCTTCACGGGCGATCTGGACCGTCCGCACGTGCGTCACGCCGCGGCCGTCCTCGCCCGGCACGCGGCGGTGGTCACCTTCTCCTTCCGTGGTCACGGCGCCTCCGGCGGCAGTTCCACGGTCGGTGACCGCGAGGTCCACGATCTGGCCGCCGCGGTGGCCTGGGCCCGCGAACTCGGGCACACGCGTGTGGCCACCGTCGGCTTCTCGATGGGCGGTTCGGTGGTGCTGCGGCACGCGGCGCTGCACCGTGGCCCGGACGGTGGCCCGGACCGGGGCGCGGAGATGGAGCACGAGGGGCGCACAGAGGCGGGTACGGACGCCGTGGTCTCGGTGAGCGCACCCGCCCGTTGGTACTACCGGGGTACGGCCCCTATGCGGCGCCTGCACTGGCTGGTAACCCGGCCGGTGGGCCGCGTGGTAGGCCGATACGGTCTGCGTACCCGGATCCACCACCGTGACTGGGACCCGGTGCCGATCTCCCCGGTCGAGTCGGTCCCGCTCATCGCGCCCACTCCGCTGCTGATCGTCCACGGCGACCAGGACGGCTACTTCCCGGTCGACCACCCGCGGATGCTCGCCGCCGCCTCCGGCGGCCACGCCGAGCTGTGGATCGAGCACGGGATGGGCCACGCCGAGCACGCGGCGGACGACGAGCTGCTCGGCCGTATCGGGGCATGGGCCGTCGCGGCGGCGGGCTAG
- a CDS encoding response regulator transcription factor — MSSLLLLTNALQPSTEVLPALGLLLHNVRVAPAEGPALVDTPGADVILIDGRRDLPQVRSLCQLLRSTGPGCPLILVVTEGGLAAVTADWGIDDVLLDTAGPAEVEARLRLAMGRQQIVNDDSPMEIRNGDLSVDEATYSAKLKGRVLDLTFKEFELLKYLAQHPGRVFTRAQLLQEVWGYDYFGGTRTVDVHVRRLRAKLGPEHESLIGTVRNVGYRFVTPEKVDRAADEVRARAAQPKPEDADETPHLDAVETVEAAAEAQ; from the coding sequence ATGAGTTCTCTGCTGCTCCTGACCAATGCTCTTCAGCCGTCGACGGAGGTGCTTCCCGCTCTCGGCCTGCTCCTGCACAACGTGCGAGTGGCTCCGGCGGAAGGCCCCGCTCTCGTCGACACCCCCGGTGCCGACGTCATCCTGATCGACGGCCGGCGTGACCTCCCACAGGTGCGCAGTCTGTGCCAGCTGCTGCGCTCGACCGGGCCCGGCTGTCCACTGATCCTCGTCGTGACGGAGGGCGGCCTCGCGGCCGTCACCGCCGACTGGGGCATCGACGACGTGCTCCTGGACACCGCGGGACCGGCGGAGGTCGAGGCACGGCTGCGGCTGGCCATGGGCCGCCAGCAGATCGTCAACGACGACTCCCCGATGGAGATCCGCAACGGCGACCTCTCGGTCGACGAGGCGACGTACAGCGCCAAGCTCAAGGGCCGGGTCCTCGACCTGACCTTCAAGGAGTTCGAGCTCCTCAAGTACCTCGCGCAGCACCCGGGCCGTGTCTTCACGCGCGCCCAGCTGCTCCAGGAGGTCTGGGGCTACGACTACTTCGGCGGCACGCGGACGGTCGACGTCCACGTACGACGGCTGCGCGCGAAGCTCGGACCCGAGCACGAGTCGCTGATCGGTACCGTCCGGAACGTCGGTTATCGATTCGTTACACCTGAGAAGGTGGACCGCGCCGCGGACGAGGTGAGGGCCAGGGCGGCCCAGCCAAAGCCGGAGGATGCGGACGAGACGCCGCACCTGGACGCCGTCGAGACGGTCGAGGCGGCGGCGGAGGCGCAGTAG
- a CDS encoding LacI family DNA-binding transcriptional regulator: MAKVTRDDVARLAGTSTAVVSYVINNGPRPVAPATRERVLAAIKELGYRPDRVAQAMASRRTELIGLIVPDARQPFFGEMAHAVEQAAAERGKMVLVGNSDYIAEREVHYLRAFLGMRVSGLILVSHALNDNAAAEIDAWDARVVLLHERPEAIDDVAVVTDDVGGAQLATRHLLEHGYEYVACLGGIAETPTVGDPVSDHVEGWRRAMQEAGIPTEGRLFEAPYNRYDAYQVGLQLLGGPDRPPAIFCSTDDQAIGVLRAARELRIDVPGQLAVAGFDDVKEAALTDPPMTTIASDRSAMARAAVDLVLDDGLRVAGSRRERLKVFPSRLVVRRSCGCE, from the coding sequence GTGGCCAAGGTGACGAGGGACGATGTAGCGCGACTGGCGGGTACGTCCACCGCCGTTGTCAGCTATGTCATCAACAACGGACCGAGGCCGGTTGCCCCGGCCACGCGCGAGCGCGTTCTCGCCGCGATCAAGGAACTGGGGTACCGGCCCGACCGGGTCGCCCAGGCCATGGCGTCGCGGCGGACCGAGCTCATAGGCCTGATCGTGCCGGACGCGCGCCAGCCCTTCTTCGGGGAGATGGCGCACGCTGTCGAGCAGGCCGCCGCCGAGCGCGGGAAGATGGTGCTCGTCGGCAACTCCGACTACATCGCCGAGCGCGAGGTCCACTACCTGCGCGCCTTCCTCGGCATGCGGGTCTCCGGGCTGATCCTCGTCAGCCACGCGCTCAATGACAACGCTGCCGCGGAGATCGACGCGTGGGACGCCCGTGTGGTGCTGCTGCACGAGCGCCCCGAGGCCATCGACGACGTCGCCGTCGTCACGGACGACGTCGGCGGCGCCCAGCTCGCCACCCGCCACCTCCTCGAACACGGCTACGAATACGTGGCCTGCCTCGGCGGCATCGCGGAGACCCCGACCGTCGGCGACCCGGTCTCCGACCACGTCGAGGGCTGGCGGCGCGCGATGCAGGAGGCCGGGATCCCCACCGAGGGCCGCCTCTTCGAAGCGCCGTACAACCGCTACGACGCCTATCAGGTCGGCCTGCAGCTGCTCGGCGGTCCCGACCGCCCGCCCGCCATCTTCTGCTCCACCGACGACCAGGCCATCGGCGTGCTGCGCGCCGCGCGTGAGCTGCGCATCGATGTTCCGGGACAGCTGGCCGTGGCCGGTTTCGACGACGTCAAGGAAGCCGCGCTGACGGATCCGCCGATGACGACGATCGCCTCCGACCGGTCGGCGATGGCGCGGGCCGCGGTGGATCTCGTACTGGATGACGGGTTGCGGGTCGCGGGGTCGCGGCGCGAGCGGTTGAAGGTGTTTCCGTCGCGGTTGGTCGTCCGGCGTTCTTGTGGTTGTGAGTAG
- a CDS encoding VCBS repeat-containing protein, with product MTFDGKADLLERTPSGGLFQQDSKGTSLAARAYQGSGWQNASWVLQADLDRDFYQDLIMRDKGDGKLYRSYLNHTSGEYDWMQISTVWGGYKSYAIPGDMTGDARPDLVAVDADGSVYLYPGKGNGQFYGKVKVVDRAWKNVKIFGHGDLSGDGRADLLVRNSSGVLYLYRGTQVEKTPFAARIQARTGFTFTSYVSNGDVTGDGIADVITRDSAGKLWLYPGTNKASSSLFGSRIGLGSGFNQYNLLF from the coding sequence ATGACCTTCGACGGCAAGGCCGACCTGCTGGAGCGCACGCCGTCCGGCGGCCTCTTCCAGCAGGACAGCAAGGGCACCTCGCTCGCCGCCCGCGCCTACCAGGGCAGCGGCTGGCAGAACGCCAGCTGGGTCCTCCAGGCGGACCTGGACCGGGACTTCTACCAGGACCTGATCATGCGCGACAAGGGGGACGGCAAGCTGTACCGCAGCTACCTGAACCACACCTCCGGCGAGTACGACTGGATGCAGATCAGCACGGTGTGGGGTGGCTACAAGTCGTACGCCATCCCCGGCGACATGACGGGTGACGCCCGCCCCGACCTGGTCGCGGTGGACGCCGACGGCTCGGTCTACCTCTACCCGGGCAAGGGCAACGGCCAGTTCTACGGCAAGGTCAAGGTCGTCGACAGGGCCTGGAAGAATGTGAAGATCTTCGGCCACGGCGACCTGTCCGGCGACGGCAGGGCCGACCTGCTGGTCCGCAACAGCTCCGGCGTCCTGTACCTCTACCGGGGCACGCAGGTCGAGAAGACCCCGTTCGCGGCGCGGATCCAGGCGCGTACGGGCTTCACCTTCACCTCGTACGTCTCCAACGGCGACGTCACGGGCGACGGCATCGCGGACGTCATCACCCGCGACTCCGCCGGCAAGCTCTGGCTCTACCCCGGCACCAACAAGGCCTCCAGCAGCCTCTTCGGCTCACGGATCGGCCTGGGCAGCGGCTTCAACCAGTACAACCTGCTGTTCTAG
- a CDS encoding S1C family serine protease, which produces MTESFRRSGEYPQGDDHQATDPMRAAYPQQQPVSSSPVNPEWPPPPAYAPVAPVAVDPGTTVWPGSGQGGDGGAGGHGAGGAYAGYPEPDAVSSTAVLQAQPVPAAPAPAPKKRAKGTIALLAAVAIVAAAIGGGTAYGIQELTGKDTASSSTSTTVVAAAKKGTVAGVAQAVSPSIVEISATSNAGSSTGSGVIISSSGEIITNNHVISGASEIKVRLSSGKSYTAKVVGTDSKKDLALIKLENAPSGLKVATLGNSDGVQVGDDVVAIGSPEGLTGTVTSGIVSALNRDVTVSTDESQGQQRQQGGGSGQWPFSFGGQQFNGDTGSSTTTYKAIQTDASLNPGNSGGALIDMNGNIVGINSAMYSAANSSSSSSSAGSVGLGFAIPINTVKSDLASLRAGGSDS; this is translated from the coding sequence ATGACCGAGAGCTTCCGCCGCAGCGGCGAGTACCCCCAGGGCGACGACCACCAGGCGACCGACCCCATGCGGGCGGCGTACCCCCAGCAGCAGCCCGTCTCTTCCTCTCCCGTGAACCCCGAGTGGCCGCCGCCCCCGGCGTACGCGCCGGTCGCTCCGGTCGCCGTCGACCCGGGTACCACCGTGTGGCCGGGCTCCGGTCAGGGGGGCGACGGCGGTGCGGGCGGTCACGGCGCAGGCGGCGCCTACGCCGGTTACCCCGAGCCGGACGCCGTCTCCTCCACCGCGGTACTCCAGGCGCAGCCGGTCCCGGCCGCCCCGGCCCCCGCGCCGAAGAAGCGCGCGAAGGGCACGATCGCCCTGCTCGCCGCCGTGGCGATAGTCGCGGCCGCCATCGGAGGCGGCACCGCGTACGGCATACAGGAGCTGACCGGCAAGGACACCGCGTCGAGCAGCACCAGCACCACCGTGGTGGCCGCCGCCAAGAAGGGCACCGTCGCCGGTGTCGCCCAGGCGGTCAGCCCGAGTATCGTCGAGATCAGCGCGACCTCGAACGCGGGTTCGTCCACCGGCTCGGGTGTGATCATCTCGTCCAGCGGCGAGATCATCACCAACAACCACGTCATCTCGGGCGCCTCCGAGATCAAGGTGCGGCTGAGCAGCGGCAAGTCGTACACCGCGAAGGTGGTCGGCACCGACAGCAAGAAAGACCTGGCGCTCATCAAGCTCGAGAACGCGCCCTCCGGCCTGAAGGTCGCCACGCTCGGCAACTCCGACGGCGTCCAGGTCGGTGACGACGTCGTCGCGATCGGCTCCCCCGAAGGACTGACCGGCACCGTCACCAGCGGCATCGTCTCGGCGCTCAACCGTGACGTCACCGTCTCCACGGACGAGAGCCAGGGCCAGCAACGGCAGCAGGGCGGCGGCAGCGGCCAGTGGCCGTTCTCCTTCGGCGGCCAGCAGTTCAACGGCGACACCGGTTCCTCGACGACCACGTACAAGGCCATCCAGACCGACGCGTCCTTGAACCCCGGCAACTCCGGCGGCGCCCTCATCGACATGAACGGCAACATCGTCGGCATCAACTCCGCGATGTACTCGGCCGCCAACTCCTCGTCCAGCTCGTCGAGCGCGGGCAGCGTCGGCCTCGGTTTCGCCATCCCGATCAACACCGTCAAGTCGGACCTCGCCAGCCTGCGGGCCGGCGGTTCCGACAGCTGA